The following coding sequences lie in one Polluticoccus soli genomic window:
- a CDS encoding S8/S53 family peptidase: protein MKHALLWSLLLLGAISQSFAQPYTFYLSIPDNSIITSVAKGGGTVTPTFNDPNINSIIGNYVVSGFNKAFPTSKYEYLRNVYKIQVDDSAILSDLRNYDSTLFPSYGRIDTVKSLSYTPGDWSTLGYDMGYLDFIGARDAWVHSKGHDTIIIGICDNYFDLNNPDLWGKVYYNGGTGVATTPADHGTAVAGYAAAATDTNGGVPAIGFNCRLDIQAHSGLNGDSVMLAISQRGRRITNASWYEGTEKHLTYPYRYPVSQNIKLFVWQGLYDEIYENGTLTVAAAGQNTGDTRHYIFPASFDHNISVTHIGWLNTDTVNPNVHDAVLVHERFSGDSTTFANHNDRVDICAPGLDLSGLTYDPNDPNKHWYNKLGTGTSFSAPLVSGTVGLMRTLKPDLTPYQMEWILKTQANKDIYDVSWNKKYKGSTLYNGRLGTGRLDAFAAVSVAKDFSYNNSNTTTFIIKTIKISTKCAPGTVVSVPNPQLTVELENGTPPYSYKWEPIDGNRCHVSPITNSGITNNSFTATIPGVLGAPYVFYYRLTVYDASNIQKVANKVIKFNLIDDANKWDLVMRDAFADTYEERNNMEQINAKNWNIWESPDLWVRELQDSIDIPQNPEYTQGVNNYVYSRVRNVGCAASPSGDSVRSKFYWTIASTGETWEDDWVGNTFINGLKAGDSICSKPLPSLNPGQEILVECAWQPPNPQNYDTAAKIEVCILARIIMPTVTNDGMTFAEDTLVKENIWNNNNIVTRNLVVTNFTPGAPPPKGTVIVVGNANNTPTVFTLEVTTGQHIEPYLHGHPGDYLQGSLVLGDLYDLWVDGGREGNATSYEDGLKTVYFDLHHPLRLGNLDIGAMQKYPVKVLLELNGNAVPFAVENERVWIRQIIERIDSVDNGDGTKFAMARDEVYGAVGFAINIEADEETEGKQGSQSFEMDTKDFKGYPNPTNENFTIQSVSDKQALTMITVVDITGRTVYSRKNIEFTNGQYQINTKALQPGVYFIKMIDKQAKHHSLKFMKVE, encoded by the coding sequence ATGAAACACGCATTGCTGTGGTCATTGCTCCTGCTCGGGGCAATTAGCCAATCGTTTGCCCAGCCGTATACTTTTTATTTGTCAATACCGGACAACTCCATCATTACAAGCGTAGCGAAAGGGGGAGGTACTGTTACTCCGACCTTTAACGACCCCAATATTAATAGTATTATAGGCAACTATGTCGTGTCAGGCTTTAATAAGGCGTTTCCAACCTCTAAGTACGAGTACCTGAGAAACGTTTATAAAATACAGGTAGACGACTCTGCGATACTGTCCGATTTGAGGAACTATGACAGTACCTTATTCCCCAGCTATGGCAGGATAGATACAGTTAAGTCGCTTAGCTACACGCCTGGAGACTGGAGTACTCTTGGGTATGATATGGGTTATCTTGATTTCATTGGTGCCAGGGACGCGTGGGTCCATTCAAAAGGCCACGATACTATTATTATCGGCATATGCGACAACTATTTCGACCTGAATAACCCTGATTTGTGGGGTAAGGTATACTATAATGGAGGTACTGGTGTGGCGACCACGCCGGCGGACCATGGCACGGCTGTCGCCGGTTATGCCGCCGCCGCGACTGATACGAATGGTGGAGTTCCTGCAATTGGATTTAATTGCAGATTAGATATTCAGGCTCACTCTGGCTTAAACGGAGATAGTGTGATGCTGGCGATATCGCAAAGAGGAAGACGCATAACTAATGCAAGCTGGTATGAAGGAACCGAAAAGCATTTAACTTATCCGTATCGGTATCCTGTTAGCCAAAACATTAAACTTTTTGTTTGGCAAGGCCTGTATGATGAAATTTATGAAAACGGAACCTTGACGGTCGCAGCAGCAGGTCAAAATACTGGAGATACCCGACACTATATTTTCCCTGCGTCATTTGACCATAACATTTCAGTGACACATATTGGCTGGTTGAATACTGATACAGTCAACCCTAATGTTCATGACGCAGTGCTTGTGCATGAGCGATTTTCAGGTGATTCAACAACATTCGCAAATCATAATGACCGTGTAGATATATGTGCGCCAGGTCTGGACCTAAGTGGGTTAACTTATGACCCCAATGACCCGAACAAACACTGGTATAATAAACTGGGGACAGGTACATCTTTTAGTGCACCGCTTGTGTCCGGAACAGTAGGGTTAATGCGGACATTAAAGCCAGACCTAACACCATATCAAATGGAATGGATATTGAAAACTCAAGCGAACAAAGACATTTACGATGTTTCATGGAACAAGAAATATAAAGGTTCGACACTTTATAACGGCAGACTTGGAACTGGACGCTTAGATGCGTTTGCGGCAGTTTCTGTGGCAAAAGATTTCAGCTACAATAATTCGAACACCACAACATTTATAATAAAAACTATTAAAATCAGCACTAAATGCGCGCCAGGTACCGTTGTGAGTGTGCCAAATCCTCAGCTTACCGTAGAACTGGAGAATGGTACACCTCCCTACTCTTATAAATGGGAGCCTATTGACGGTAATCGATGCCACGTATCCCCGATAACAAACAGCGGTATAACGAACAATAGTTTTACTGCCACTATCCCCGGTGTCCTTGGCGCGCCGTATGTTTTCTATTATCGGTTAACTGTGTACGACGCATCTAACATTCAAAAAGTTGCGAATAAAGTAATCAAGTTTAACTTAATAGACGATGCTAACAAATGGGATTTGGTAATGCGTGATGCGTTCGCAGATACCTATGAAGAGCGAAACAACATGGAGCAGATTAACGCAAAGAATTGGAATATTTGGGAAAGCCCCGATTTATGGGTACGTGAATTGCAGGACAGCATTGATATACCACAAAATCCCGAGTATACGCAAGGTGTGAACAATTATGTGTACTCTCGCGTGAGAAATGTAGGCTGCGCTGCTTCGCCATCAGGTGACAGTGTTCGTTCAAAGTTTTATTGGACAATAGCTTCGACAGGTGAGACGTGGGAAGATGATTGGGTTGGGAATACATTCATAAATGGTCTTAAGGCTGGAGATAGCATTTGCTCTAAACCTTTGCCTTCACTTAATCCCGGACAAGAGATATTGGTAGAGTGCGCGTGGCAGCCGCCTAATCCGCAGAATTATGATACTGCTGCGAAAATAGAGGTTTGTATTCTTGCCCGTATTATAATGCCTACCGTAACGAATGATGGTATGACGTTTGCAGAGGACACACTTGTAAAAGAAAATATTTGGAACAACAACAATATCGTTACACGAAACCTTGTTGTAACAAATTTTACGCCTGGCGCTCCACCACCCAAAGGAACGGTTATTGTGGTAGGCAATGCAAACAATACGCCCACTGTTTTTACACTTGAGGTTACTACTGGACAACACATAGAACCATACCTTCATGGCCATCCAGGAGATTATTTGCAGGGCTCCCTTGTACTGGGCGATTTGTATGATTTATGGGTCGATGGGGGTAGAGAGGGAAACGCAACATCTTATGAGGATGGTTTGAAAACAGTGTATTTCGATTTACATCACCCGCTACGATTGGGCAATCTTGATATAGGTGCCATGCAAAAATATCCAGTAAAAGTTCTTCTGGAATTAAATGGGAACGCTGTCCCCTTTGCAGTCGAAAACGAGAGAGTGTGGATTCGCCAGATTATTGAACGTATCGATTCTGTCGACAATGGCGATGGGACCAAGTTTGCAATGGCACGAGATGAAGTATACGGTGCTGTTGGCTTTGCTATAAATATCGAGGCAGATGAAGAAACCGAAGGAAAGCAAGGCTCGCAATCCTTTGAAATGGATACCAAAGACTTTAAGGGCTATCCGAATCCGACCAACGAAAACTTTACTATTCAATCCGTTAGCGACAAACAAGCACTGACAATGATAACTGTTGTTGATATTACTGGACGTACAGTATACTCAAGGAAGAATATTGAGTTCACAAATGGCCAATATCAGATTAATACGAAAGCGCTACAGCCTGGAGTTTATTTCATTAAGATGATTGACAAGCAAGCCAAGCACCATTCGTTGAAGTTTATGAAAGTGGAGTAA
- a CDS encoding T9SS type A sorting domain-containing protein, with protein MRNISIVVFLLVTFKLSAQEPGTLDSTFGNNGIVQMHIVEQDRATALALQPDGKIVVSAVANGFIGVARFNTDGSLDNSFANNGYDTFQISNFCRGNAIAIQTDGKVLIAGDDLQNGSDFITIRLLGNGSIDSSFGYNGNVVTNIGGLNSYCNTVSIKSNGKIILGGRTGAVISLVRYNNDGTLDNTFNDSGKVLHAYSASTFYNEANAVMVQPNDMILVAGSADPPANTSYDFVLFRLNDDGSRDSGFGVNGATVLDFASNYDKCNDATLLPDGKIILAGYTVSPGTGNDFAMARFNADGSLDNSFGQNGKVITDLGGGDIARGIAVQSDGRIVLTGNSNNQFALARYNPDGQIDKTFGTNGIVKTTVAGNDDRSEDVALQPDGKIVVTGYAEYPPNPPWNVRKVVLARYNGNWASHISENSLESQFRLYPNPANDIINIEGNSTDKIELVQLVNADGRIIRRYDRLLLGSIDLQDIPAGFYFLRLIAGNRQAIKPVVILR; from the coding sequence ATGAGAAACATATCGATTGTAGTATTCCTTCTTGTCACCTTCAAGCTCAGTGCGCAGGAACCTGGGACGTTAGATAGTACGTTTGGCAATAACGGTATTGTGCAAATGCACATTGTAGAACAGGACAGGGCAACCGCACTTGCTCTTCAACCTGATGGGAAGATTGTCGTTTCAGCTGTAGCAAATGGTTTCATTGGCGTCGCCAGGTTTAACACCGACGGCTCACTGGATAATTCTTTTGCAAACAACGGCTACGATACATTCCAAATTTCTAATTTTTGTCGAGGGAATGCAATTGCTATTCAAACCGATGGTAAAGTTCTTATAGCAGGTGACGACTTACAGAATGGCAGCGATTTCATAACTATCCGTCTGCTTGGGAATGGGTCGATAGATTCTTCATTTGGTTATAATGGGAATGTCGTTACCAATATAGGTGGACTAAACAGCTATTGTAATACAGTTTCCATAAAGTCTAACGGCAAGATAATACTCGGTGGTAGAACTGGTGCTGTTATTTCTCTTGTCCGCTATAATAATGACGGTACTCTTGATAATACTTTTAATGATAGCGGAAAGGTCTTACATGCTTATTCCGCATCTACATTTTATAATGAGGCAAATGCTGTTATGGTTCAACCGAATGACATGATTTTAGTTGCAGGTTCTGCTGACCCACCTGCTAATACGAGCTATGATTTTGTGTTGTTCAGGCTTAACGATGACGGAAGTAGGGATAGTGGCTTCGGTGTGAATGGTGCTACTGTTCTTGATTTTGCCAGCAACTACGATAAATGTAATGACGCTACTTTACTTCCAGATGGCAAGATTATTCTTGCAGGATATACCGTATCACCTGGCACAGGCAATGATTTTGCTATGGCAAGGTTTAACGCTGATGGCTCTCTCGATAATAGCTTTGGTCAGAACGGGAAAGTTATTACTGACCTTGGTGGAGGTGACATTGCTCGAGGAATAGCAGTTCAATCAGATGGACGCATAGTTCTTACTGGAAATAGCAATAATCAATTTGCATTGGCACGGTATAACCCCGATGGACAAATTGATAAGACATTTGGCACAAATGGAATCGTAAAAACTACTGTTGCAGGAAATGACGACCGAAGTGAAGACGTAGCTCTTCAGCCTGACGGAAAGATTGTCGTTACAGGATATGCAGAGTATCCGCCTAATCCTCCTTGGAATGTACGAAAGGTGGTGCTTGCAAGATATAACGGTAATTGGGCGTCACATATATCTGAAAATTCACTGGAGAGTCAATTTCGCCTTTATCCAAACCCTGCCAATGATATAATAAATATTGAAGGCAATTCGACGGATAAAATAGAGTTAGTCCAATTAGTAAACGCAGATGGTCGAATTATTAGAAGGTATGACAGATTGCTTTTAGGTTCCATAGACCTTCAAGATATACCAGCAGGCTTTTATTTCTTGCGACTAATTGCAGGAAACAGGCAAGCTATAAAACCTGTCGTTATCCTTAGGTGA
- a CDS encoding T9SS type A sorting domain-containing protein, with translation MQRPWLVREDLNTGSVWARYTKPFVGAWEDTVEKLLYRMDLNVGDTLDIYNLGPSYGSPYPDSLKTVDSVKVVNGRKHIYFKGKAEQYQSINEPFTLIEGISSNMGLIWKYDGGFLGRQYLLCSYKDGQKTGYQNLFYNGDCYPPLSVQTILEKGTVRIYPNPADNFVYLEKETNKAISRIHIRTTDGKVIKTISTSDFSEVDVQDIPTGYYFMHMVIGEELIVKPIIINR, from the coding sequence ATGCAGCGGCCCTGGCTTGTACGTGAAGATTTAAATACGGGTTCGGTCTGGGCCAGGTATACAAAACCTTTTGTTGGTGCTTGGGAGGACACGGTTGAGAAGCTGCTTTATCGAATGGACCTAAATGTTGGTGATACTTTGGACATCTACAATCTCGGTCCATCATATGGGTCCCCCTATCCCGATTCCCTGAAAACCGTTGACAGCGTGAAAGTAGTCAATGGCAGAAAACATATCTATTTTAAGGGTAAGGCGGAGCAATACCAATCGATTAATGAACCGTTCACCCTTATTGAAGGTATTAGCAGTAACATGGGCCTGATATGGAAGTATGATGGCGGCTTTTTAGGTAGGCAATATCTACTTTGCTCGTATAAGGATGGACAAAAGACGGGCTATCAAAATCTATTCTACAACGGTGATTGCTACCCGCCGTTATCTGTACAAACAATTTTGGAGAAAGGTACAGTGAGGATTTATCCTAATCCAGCCGACAATTTTGTTTACTTGGAGAAGGAGACAAATAAGGCTATATCAAGGATACATATAAGAACGACAGATGGGAAGGTTATAAAGACAATCTCGACGTCAGATTTCAGCGAGGTTGATGTACAAGATATACCTACGGGGTATTATTTCATGCACATGGTTATTGGTGAAGAATTAATCGTTAAGCCAATTATAATAAACAGATGA
- a CDS encoding terminase small subunit produces MNLNQHAFVCELLRHGNKCEAYKTAYNPQTENPRSIESAANRLMKDPEVTAAIAEAQERILEEARQVLKEKYIAELLTVQRKRELLAQIAEGKWMEQPPPDHIEGQRTPVMVPTIKERLKAIDMDNRMDGSYQAAARSVEIPEQPEGQNEPGSQPPAVPCKTQQNATKQPATLPTTIYVPVTNGKMEKPVTEPRIEPPLPFLNTPQFSLKDNKLQQFPRLRTVRL; encoded by the coding sequence ATGAACTTGAATCAACACGCCTTTGTGTGCGAACTGCTGCGTCACGGCAATAAATGCGAAGCCTACAAAACTGCATACAACCCGCAAACTGAAAATCCCCGTTCCATCGAATCGGCAGCCAACAGGCTGATGAAAGATCCCGAAGTGACGGCAGCCATCGCAGAAGCGCAGGAGCGAATACTGGAAGAAGCACGGCAGGTGCTGAAGGAGAAATACATTGCAGAACTGCTTACCGTGCAGCGCAAGCGTGAGCTGCTGGCACAGATAGCCGAAGGTAAATGGATGGAGCAGCCACCGCCCGATCATATAGAAGGTCAGCGCACCCCCGTAATGGTGCCCACCATAAAAGAAAGACTGAAGGCCATAGATATGGATAACCGTATGGATGGCAGCTACCAGGCTGCTGCGCGAAGCGTGGAGATACCGGAACAGCCCGAGGGGCAAAATGAACCCGGCAGTCAGCCGCCGGCAGTTCCCTGCAAAACGCAACAAAATGCAACAAAGCAGCCCGCAACACTCCCCACAACGATCTATGTACCGGTAACAAATGGTAAAATGGAAAAGCCGGTTACCGAGCCGCGTATAGAACCTCCTTTGCCATTTCTGAATACGCCGCAGTTTTCTTTAAAAGACAACAAATTGCAACAATTCCCCAGGCTGCGAACGGTAAGGCTGTAA
- a CDS encoding PKD domain-containing protein: MKRTLTPLLILLVLLQATPSFTQSWQWGKRGGGNSQGMNVTPEDEVMDMATDKNGNVYILSLLETNGSEDIDGQQYNGFGNKDMLLSSFKCDGTLRWKKAIGSPADDPMNDFPYSLRADTAGHVYVSGNIYPYTGTAGFDTDSLLPSGYSKTMFLVQYDTSGNFGWLRMPQPDTMQFTNSNQYRNVDFDVDNAGNVYWLCIMPPCQIAGSTQSIPAQGAYILKYNALGGFQSFTALQMQANTFVNGSFFTSRIARDKNNGRFYLAGWYQSGTLSMGGQPITNSGYIGAFDNSGNFLWKREGTGVIAFAGRIAIDNSGSIYAAGSAKAGAIFNGYTVVNTLMTTSTLPVIVKLNASGTNAWAKNGSVNGATGGVGIALSGNKVFMTGDYPGTLTFGGTTTLNHIQNQGYDAFLAGFDIQNGNPLVLDSIGSPFGYYDAGTALTSDNKGNIYVGGRFQAQVTVASNILNNSGGPSDFFIAKYGSANCTCTTPVSSYTFNAPANSAIAAFTYNGTSPYDSLRWDFGDGGTSTSATPTHTYASTGTYNVCVTVYNPCGSDTKCQTVSVTVGIDEVQVLDEITIYPNPVSNKLTINGAAGATAELYNVMGSKVYTGKLSVDNAEISTSSLPAGSYILQLTTSEGHRKTIKLAKD, encoded by the coding sequence ATGAAAAGAACATTAACGCCGCTATTGATTCTGTTAGTCTTGTTGCAAGCAACTCCATCTTTTACGCAAAGCTGGCAATGGGGGAAGAGAGGAGGGGGAAACTCTCAAGGCATGAACGTTACTCCGGAAGATGAAGTGATGGATATGGCAACAGACAAAAATGGCAACGTGTATATATTGTCTTTGTTAGAAACGAACGGCTCGGAAGATATTGATGGACAACAATACAATGGATTTGGTAATAAGGATATGCTGTTATCTAGCTTTAAGTGTGATGGCACATTAAGATGGAAAAAGGCGATAGGCAGTCCCGCGGATGATCCAATGAATGACTTTCCCTATTCGTTAAGGGCAGATACTGCGGGTCATGTATACGTTAGTGGCAATATTTATCCTTATACTGGCACAGCTGGCTTTGATACAGATTCGCTGCTGCCTTCAGGCTATTCAAAAACAATGTTCCTGGTGCAGTATGATACCAGTGGAAATTTTGGTTGGTTGCGAATGCCGCAGCCGGATACAATGCAATTTACCAATTCAAATCAATATCGTAATGTTGACTTTGATGTTGATAATGCTGGAAATGTATATTGGTTGTGCATTATGCCACCTTGCCAGATTGCCGGTAGTACACAGTCGATTCCAGCACAAGGTGCTTACATTTTAAAGTACAATGCACTGGGTGGCTTTCAAAGCTTCACTGCTCTTCAAATGCAGGCTAATACGTTTGTAAATGGATCTTTTTTTACGAGCCGGATTGCTCGAGATAAAAACAACGGCCGGTTTTATTTAGCTGGTTGGTATCAAAGCGGCACATTATCTATGGGTGGTCAGCCTATTACTAACTCAGGTTATATCGGCGCCTTTGATAACTCAGGCAATTTTTTGTGGAAACGAGAGGGGACAGGTGTTATTGCGTTCGCTGGCCGCATTGCTATAGATAATTCAGGCAGTATATATGCAGCGGGCTCTGCGAAAGCAGGAGCGATATTTAACGGGTATACGGTCGTTAATACTTTAATGACTACTAGCACACTGCCTGTTATTGTCAAGCTGAATGCAAGTGGAACTAATGCATGGGCAAAGAATGGCTCGGTAAATGGCGCTACAGGAGGTGTAGGTATTGCCTTAAGTGGCAACAAAGTATTTATGACTGGCGATTATCCTGGCACGTTGACTTTTGGTGGGACGACAACGTTGAACCATATCCAAAACCAGGGATATGACGCATTTCTGGCAGGTTTTGATATACAAAATGGCAATCCACTGGTGCTTGATTCTATCGGTAGTCCTTTTGGTTATTACGATGCAGGTACCGCATTAACCAGTGATAACAAAGGGAATATTTATGTTGGAGGAAGATTTCAAGCGCAAGTAACTGTAGCTTCTAATATTCTTAACAACTCCGGCGGCCCATCTGACTTCTTCATAGCCAAATACGGCAGCGCCAACTGTACTTGTACAACACCGGTATCAAGCTATACCTTCAATGCACCGGCTAATAGTGCAATAGCAGCATTTACCTACAATGGTACCTCGCCATACGATAGCCTTCGCTGGGATTTTGGTGATGGTGGAACCAGTACCAGTGCTACACCAACCCATACCTATGCCAGTACAGGTACTTATAATGTATGCGTAACCGTATACAACCCCTGCGGCTCAGACACCAAGTGCCAGACAGTGAGTGTGACTGTTGGCATAGACGAAGTACAGGTGTTGGATGAGATCACTATCTATCCAAACCCTGTAAGCAACAAGCTGACCATAAACGGTGCAGCAGGTGCAACGGCTGAGCTATACAACGTAATGGGCAGCAAAGTGTACACCGGCAAGCTGTCAGTTGATAACGCAGAGATCAGCACTAGTTCATTGCCAGCGGGTAGCTACATACTACAGCTCACCACATCAGAAGGTCACCGCAAAACTATAAAACTGGCTAAAGATTAG
- a CDS encoding PKD domain-containing protein, producing MKRTLTPLLILLVILQSASSFAQSWQWGKRGGGNTNGLNSTPEDNVMDMATDRNGNVYVLSVIETSGSEDINGLQYTGFGNKDILLSSFSCNGAFRWKKAIGSQSDDPMNGFPYSLRVDTVGHVYVSGNVYANVSGSAKFDSDTTLPVGYPKNMFIAQYDTSGNYQWLRMPQPDTMLRTNRSKYRAVDFDVDNAGNVYWLCVMSPCLLGGTSQVISALGPYILRYDGQGNFLGVVALQMQAGAFYHGSDFKCRMERDKSNGRFYLAGQYDGGTLSMGGQSITKYAYIGAFDNSGNFLWKRENTIGGGFTSRIGIDVQGALYLTGISVNTDNFNGSTITNPFGMYGCPFVVKMDANGNNVWLKNFNTNGASFSAGLALRGNNEVAINGSYPGKLVLPGVDSLNHIINQSYDVYLARFNAQSGAMIALDSIGSPFGYRDMASCLTSDAKGNLYVGGLFSAQITVNTNVLNSSGGDTDFFIAKYGSANCTCTAPVSSYNFNAPANSAIAAFTYNGTSPYDSLRWDFGDGGTSTSATPTHTYASTGTYNVCVTVYNPCGSDTKCQTVSVTVGIDEVQVLGEISIYPNPVSNKLTINGAAGATAELYNVMGSKVYSGKLSADNAEISTAPLPAGSYILQLTTTDGHRKTIKLAKE from the coding sequence ATGAAAAGAACATTAACGCCATTATTGATCCTATTGGTCATATTGCAATCAGCTTCATCATTTGCGCAAAGCTGGCAATGGGGCAAAAGAGGAGGTGGGAACACTAACGGACTTAATTCAACACCAGAAGACAATGTGATGGATATGGCTACCGACCGAAATGGAAATGTCTATGTTTTGTCGGTTATCGAAACCTCAGGGTCTGAGGATATTAATGGACTGCAGTATACAGGTTTTGGGAATAAGGATATACTACTGTCTAGTTTTAGTTGCAATGGCGCATTCAGGTGGAAAAAAGCGATTGGTAGTCAGTCAGACGATCCGATGAATGGTTTCCCTTATTCATTGCGGGTGGACACTGTGGGACACGTTTATGTAAGCGGCAACGTGTATGCAAATGTATCGGGATCTGCAAAATTTGATAGTGATACTACGCTGCCAGTTGGATATCCGAAGAACATGTTCATAGCTCAGTATGATACCAGCGGTAACTACCAGTGGCTGCGGATGCCACAACCCGATACAATGCTTCGTACAAACCGCAGCAAATACCGCGCGGTAGATTTTGATGTAGACAATGCGGGGAACGTTTATTGGTTGTGTGTTATGTCTCCATGCTTATTAGGAGGTACGTCACAGGTTATCTCCGCTTTGGGGCCCTACATTTTAAGGTATGATGGACAAGGTAATTTCCTCGGTGTGGTAGCCCTGCAAATGCAAGCGGGAGCCTTCTATCATGGTTCTGATTTTAAATGCCGTATGGAGCGCGATAAAAGCAATGGCCGTTTTTATTTGGCGGGTCAATATGATGGTGGTACTTTGTCTATGGGAGGCCAGTCAATCACAAAGTATGCTTATATAGGAGCGTTTGACAATTCTGGCAATTTTCTTTGGAAGCGCGAGAATACTATAGGTGGTGGATTTACCAGTCGTATTGGTATTGATGTACAAGGAGCATTGTATTTAACAGGCATTTCTGTCAACACCGATAATTTTAATGGTTCAACAATTACCAATCCATTTGGCATGTATGGCTGCCCGTTTGTGGTTAAAATGGATGCGAATGGCAACAATGTGTGGTTAAAGAATTTTAATACTAATGGCGCATCTTTCAGCGCCGGTCTTGCGTTACGTGGCAACAACGAAGTTGCGATCAACGGTTCTTATCCGGGTAAATTAGTTCTGCCTGGAGTTGATTCGCTTAATCACATTATTAATCAGAGCTACGATGTTTATCTGGCGAGGTTCAATGCACAATCGGGCGCTATGATTGCGCTGGACTCGATTGGAAGTCCGTTTGGATACAGAGACATGGCTAGCTGCTTGACAAGTGATGCAAAAGGTAATCTCTATGTTGGCGGCTTGTTTTCGGCGCAAATTACCGTCAACACCAACGTGCTCAACAGCTCAGGTGGAGATACAGACTTCTTCATCGCCAAATACGGCAGCGCCAACTGTACCTGCACCGCGCCTGTATCAAGCTACAACTTCAATGCACCGGCTAATAGTGCAATAGCAGCCTTCACCTACAATGGCACTTCGCCTTACGATAGCCTGCGCTGGGATTTTGGTGATGGTGGTACCAGCACCAGTGCTACGCCTACGCATACTTATGCCAGCACCGGCACTTACAATGTATGCGTAACCGTATACAACCCCTGCGGCTCAGACACCAAATGCCAGACGGTGAGTGTGACCGTTGGCATTGACGAAGTTCAGGTGTTGGGTGAGATATCCATCTATCCAAACCCTGTAAGCAACAAGCTAACCATAAACGGTGCAGCAGGTGCAACAGCAGAACTGTACAATGTAATGGGCAGCAAAGTATACTCCGGCAAGCTGTCAGCTGATAACGCAGAGATCAGCACGGCTCCATTACCCGCCGGCAGCTATATACTGCAACTCACCACAACAGACGGCCACCGCAAAACAATAAAACTGGCTAAAGAATAA